In the Malania oleifera isolate guangnan ecotype guangnan chromosome 1, ASM2987363v1, whole genome shotgun sequence genome, one interval contains:
- the LOC131158698 gene encoding uncharacterized protein LOC131158698, with the protein MAEQLESRVLGIEQGQEELSNQVKKILDLLLNKGKTVQDQDHEEENDPIHPPGFTPIQGQSSGPPPFTLEKPPHGTPPFIPAVTGIGMPSSAVAGVGTSKTATEYRCDELEERLRAIEGTRTTSTARPSDYCLVPNVVIPPKFKMPDFEKFDGTTCPQTHLRMYCQSMAAYTDNEKLMMHCFQSSLTGTAARWYVQQNKAQIRTWGDLADAFEAQYRHILEMAPDRMFLSEMEKKPTETFREYAHRWRDAATQVDPPVNDREAISMFVGTLKDPYRSHLVGSTPHNFMDIVSAGARVEADVKAGRIKTGTTDNGPSKKWVKGKKEEETQMIQGPMRSLRQRSRSQQPRGNFYMEPVVNQTLHMGPRPQFVAPALVPTQPNIPTRPSQQTHTRNTPKSFRRLEPIPMSYADLFPQLLEQRMISTIPGIPLTNPPPHWYNPEVRCAYHANSPGHPIDQCWAFKHKVQDLKDAGWLSFDAKPVGIQENPLPDHGKDNVGMIEEQDGEKFERRWEQMTLDWVYSELTTAGLAGLKAICPKGAPCTCQNTMKRSVQQCETFRIFLSSLIDSKRVEVSRVQKTNEVSVIGESDHPQFTNRPFIPIMGKTPRVPEAPVRVVISAPRPFAYHSDQAVPWRYNCEVRTEGETSSAAEARGITRSGRVYTPKVLEKVQPSQEQNRNLKKPVQSQEAEEFLKIIKHSEYNIIDQLKKMPAHISVLSLLLSSEAHREALLKALNQAYIPQDISIDNFNHVIGGLTATNYITFADEEIPVEGQGHNQALHVSAKCRDHMIARVLIDNGSSLNVMPMTTLQKLPVDPSYIRQNNLTVRAFDGTRRESVGSIEIPVQIGPVTFDITFQVMAITPSYSCLLGRPWIHNTGAVPSSLHQRVKFVVDGKLVCVYGETDVMITKPTSTPYVEVTEEALEDSFRAFEIINVTTIVEGSRIPHPQIPAAVHMMASEMIRQGYHPEKGLGKYLQGIRKPLMLKEVKDRYGLGYIPTVADRRKKAEEKKMRRVERITGETSSKEGLYVPSISQTFVKSSQSNLEAELRQLSISVLDAEVPSNTSTEWIHHLQPGVQLQNWSSFDLPDIIM; encoded by the coding sequence ATGGCAGAACAGTTAGAGAGCCGTGTTCTGGGGATCGAGCAGGGGCAGGAAGAGCTGAGCAATCAAGTAAAGAAGATATTGGACCTATTGCTGAACAAAGGGAAGACAGTCCAAGATCAGGatcatgaagaagaaaatgacccTATCCACCCGCCCGGTTTTACGCCAATTCAGGGGCAATCTTCTGGTCCGCCCCCATTCACCTTAGAGAAACCGCCGCATGGCACGCCACCTTTTATCCCAGCAGTGACAGGAATAGGGATGCCCTCATCAGCGGTTGCGGGTGTAGGGACAAGCAAGACTGCGACGGAATACCGTTGTGACGAATTGGAAGAACGGCTAAGGGCCATAGAGGGGACTCGGACCACCAGTACCGCCAGACCCTCAGATTACTGCCTAGTCCCTAATGTAGTCATTCCTCCAAAGTTTAAGATGCCAGACTTCGAGAAGTTTGACGGGACCACATGCCCTCAGACCCACCTCCGGATGTATTGTCAGTCGATGGCCGCCTATACCGATAATGAgaagttgatgatgcattgcttccaAAGCAGTCTTACCGGGACAGCGGCTAGATGGTATGTCCAACAGAATAAGGCCCAGATCCGCACGTGGGGTGACTTGGCCGATGCCTTTGAAGCGCAATATCGTCATATCTTGGAAATGGCTCCAGACAGGATGTTTCTTTCTGAAATGGAAAAAAAGCCAACAGAAACTTTCAGGGAGTATGCACACCGTTGGAGAGACGCGGCCACTCAAGTGGACCCTCCGGTCAACGACCGTGAGGCAATATCGATGTTCGTAGGGACGTTAAAAGATCCCTACCGTTCACATCTAGTAGGGTCCACTCCTCataacttcatggacattgtgtCGGCAGGGGCCAGAGTGGAAGCCGACGTCAAAGCTGGACGGATAAAGACTGGCACTACCGATAATGGCCCAAGTAAGAAGTGGGTCAAAggtaaaaaggaagaagagacccAAATGATACAGGGACCTATGAGAAGCCTAAGACAGAGAAGCCGAAGTCAACAACCTAGGGGAAATTTCTACATGGAACCAGTAGTAAACCAAACACTGCATATGGGCCCCAGACCCCAGTTTGTGGCCCCCGCGCTTGTGCCAACCCAGCCGAACATACCAACTCGCCCGAGCCAGCAAACACACACGAGGAATACACCCAAGAGTTTTCGGAGATTGGAACCGATTCCCATGTCATACGCAGACTTATTCCCCCAGCTTTTAGAACAAAGGATGATATCTACCATCCCCGGGATTCCTCTCACAAATCCTCCCCCACACTGGTATAATCCCGAGGTCCGATGCGCGTACCATGCCAATTCTCCAGGGCACCCTATTGACCAATGTTGGGCCTTCAAACACAAGGTGCAAGATTTGAAGGATGCGGGTTGGTTGTCATTCGATGCGAAGCCGGTTGGTATTCAAGAGAATCCTTTGCCTGACCATGGGAAGGACAATGTCGGAATGATCGAGGAACAAGATGGGGAAAAATTCGAAAGAAGATGGGAGCAAATGACGCTAGACTGGGTGTATAGTGAACTGACAACGGCAGGCCTAGCAGGGTTAAAGGCTATTTGCCCTAAAGGCGCCCCATGCACATGCCAAAATACTATGAAAAGATCAGTACAACAATGTGAGACTTTCCGGATTTTTCTAAGTAGCTTGATTGACAGCAAACGAGTGGAAGTTAGCCGCGTTCAGAAAACAAATGAAGTTTCAGTCATAGGGGAATCTGACCATCCCCAATTCACCAATAGACCATTTATCCCCATCATGGGAAAAACCCCACGAGTCCCAGAGGCCCCAGTTCGGGTAGTGATCTCAGCCCCTCGCCCTTTCGCATACCACAGTGACCAGGCAGTGCCATGGAGGTACAATTGTGAAGTACGCACCGAAGGAGAAACTAGCAGTGCTGCTGAAGCAAGAGGGATAACCAGAAGTGGAAGGGTTTATACGCCGAAGGTCTTGGAGAAGGTGCAACCTAGCCAAGAACAGAATAGGAACCTGAAGAAGCCAGTTCAATCTCAGGAAGCCGAAGAATTCTTGAAGATTATTAAACACAGTGAATACAACATTATTGATCAACTGAAGAAGATGCCAGCCCATATCTCTGTTTTATCACTGTTGTTGAGCTCGGAAGCCCATCGGGAAGCCCTATTAAAGGCTCTTAATCAGGCCTATATTCCCCAAGACATCAGCATCGATAATTTTAACCATGTGATTGGTGGTCTTACGGCTACCAACTACATTACATTCGCTGATGAGGAGATCCCCGTGGAAGGACAAGGGCACAATCAGGCGTTGCACGTTTCCGCTAAATGTCGAGATCACATGATTGCACGAGTGTTGATTGATAATGGGTCATCTTTGAATGTCATGCCCATGACGACCCTACAAAAACTGCCTGTTGACCCGTCCTACATAAGGCAAAACAATTTGACTGTGCGGGCTTTCGATGGCACCCGCAGGGAATCGGTGGGATCTATTGAAATTCCTGTGCAAATTGGACCAGTCACCTTCGACATTACATTCCAAGTCATGGCCATAACCCCGTCTTATAGCTGCTTGTTGGGGAGGCCGTGGATACATAACACCGGGGCAGTTCCGTCTTCTCTGCACCAACGGGTCAAATTTGTAGTAGATGGGAAATTGGTTTGTGTATATGGTGAAACCGATGTTATGATAACAAAGCCCACTTCCACTCCTTATGTGGAAGTCACGGAGGAGGCATTGGAGGACTCATTCCGAGCCTTCGAGATCATAAATGTCACAACTATAGTAGAAGGATCTCGAATCCCACACCCTCAGATCCCCGCCGCAGTGCATATGATGGCGTCCGAAATGATCAGACAGGGGTACCATCCAGAAAAAGGGCTCGGAAAATACCTACAGGGGATCCGAAAGCCGTTAATGCTTAAGGAAGTCAAAGACAGATATGGCCTTGGCTACATACCTACGGTGGCAGACCGAAGGAAGAAAGCTGAAGAGAAGAAGATGCGGAGGGTGGAAAGAATCACTggtgaaacaagctccaaggaaGGACTGTACGTCCCGTCCATCAGCCAAACCTTCGTAAAAAGCAGTCAATCCAACCTGGAGGCAGAATTGCGGCAATTAAGTATATCAGTATTGGATGCTGAAGTCCCGTCGAACACTTCTACAGAGTGGATCCATCATCTCCAACCAGGAGTACAGCTTCAGAACTGGAGTTCTTTTGATTTACCAGATATCATCATGTAA